In one window of Nesterenkonia sandarakina DNA:
- a CDS encoding helix-turn-helix transcriptional regulator — MRGLPSEPPPGQGLTVALGQLQRHVNFDSALVIHQPSRGRSQVVTRLGYSSSAAWALQNLFPLSYEIGFTHRLDPEHHLPPSISDVGADLREQFIRTPLFRRYLGSEGYRDGMSLELFDEQVYLGLVHFSSRRPDTFRPAQRALAQSLSSLLALGLRANAAASPFAASSSAASSSAGTVHLRWPDAAPDETARGNLPLLQDPGFARVLTDFMESPLDTLRHLWPQETGWLRVTLSRRSEFNDLAVRTEQVSRTDLWQLSLQELRVLSGLVIGRTDAEIARALTLSERTVHSHMTSIRRKLQVTRRAEAAARAAAASIVIPGPVTAPMPDLVQVFRGVG, encoded by the coding sequence ATGAGAGGCCTGCCGAGTGAACCTCCCCCGGGGCAGGGGCTGACGGTGGCGCTTGGCCAGCTGCAGCGTCACGTGAACTTCGACTCTGCGCTGGTGATCCATCAGCCCTCCCGTGGACGCTCCCAGGTGGTCACCCGGCTCGGGTACAGCAGCTCCGCCGCGTGGGCCCTGCAGAACCTGTTTCCATTGAGCTACGAGATCGGCTTCACGCACCGGCTCGATCCGGAACACCACCTGCCGCCGTCGATCAGTGATGTGGGCGCCGACCTGCGCGAGCAGTTCATTCGAACGCCGCTGTTCCGCCGGTATCTCGGCAGCGAAGGCTACCGGGACGGGATGAGCCTGGAACTCTTCGATGAGCAGGTGTACCTGGGACTTGTGCACTTCTCCTCGCGACGCCCCGACACGTTCCGACCCGCCCAACGGGCGCTGGCGCAGAGCCTGTCCAGCCTGCTGGCGCTGGGACTGCGTGCCAACGCCGCAGCCTCCCCTTTCGCAGCGTCTTCCTCCGCAGCGTCTTCCTCCGCGGGGACCGTGCATCTGCGGTGGCCGGACGCAGCGCCGGACGAGACGGCACGCGGGAACCTGCCGCTGCTCCAGGATCCCGGCTTCGCACGGGTCTTGACGGATTTCATGGAGTCCCCGCTGGACACGCTGCGGCATCTCTGGCCCCAGGAGACCGGCTGGCTGCGCGTGACCTTGTCCAGGCGCTCCGAGTTCAACGACCTCGCGGTGCGCACGGAACAGGTGAGCCGGACGGACCTGTGGCAGCTGAGCCTGCAGGAGCTGCGGGTGCTCAGCGGGCTGGTGATCGGGCGGACCGACGCTGAGATCGCGAGAGCTCTCACGCTGAGCGAACGCACCGTGCATTCTCATATGACCAGCATCCGCCGGAAGCTGCAGGTCACCAGACGCGCGGAGGCCGCCGCGCGAGCCGCGGCGGCCTCCATCGTGATCCCGGGCCCGGTCACGGCGCCGATGCCCGACCTGGTCCAGGTCTTCCGCGGAGTCGGCTAG